In the genome of Croceimicrobium hydrocarbonivorans, one region contains:
- a CDS encoding L-histidine N(alpha)-methyltransferase has product MSDFLREVIEGLEANDKYLLSKYFYNSEGDRLFQQIMQLDEYYLSRAEAEILKEQSPQICAHLPKQGFRLAELGAGDGTKTRYLLEAALDAKKEFSYHPIDISSNALEIISTNLNHWLPELEFEPMADEYFSALSRLAQMDDKALCVLFLGSNIGNFRRDNVDVFMSHLHQSLKPRDHLLLGIDLKKDPNKILAAYNDSMGITAAFNFNILRRINDELGGQFDLSKFRHYNNYDPHSGESRSYLLSLETQDIYIEKAGRSFHFDRHEAIHTETSRKYSPRDLQQLAEKHGFKIEQRFSDSQNFYEDQLWIRL; this is encoded by the coding sequence ATGAGTGATTTCCTAAGAGAAGTAATCGAAGGCCTAGAGGCCAATGACAAATATTTACTTTCCAAATACTTTTACAATAGCGAGGGCGACCGCCTCTTCCAGCAGATTATGCAATTGGATGAGTATTATCTGAGTCGCGCCGAAGCCGAAATTCTTAAAGAACAATCGCCGCAGATTTGTGCCCATTTACCCAAACAAGGATTTCGCTTGGCCGAACTAGGGGCTGGTGATGGCACCAAAACTCGCTATTTGTTGGAAGCCGCTTTGGATGCAAAAAAAGAATTTAGCTACCATCCTATCGACATCTCTTCCAATGCCTTGGAAATAATCAGCACCAATCTGAACCACTGGCTTCCAGAGCTTGAATTTGAGCCTATGGCTGATGAGTACTTTTCGGCTTTAAGCCGATTGGCCCAAATGGATGATAAGGCCTTATGCGTGCTTTTTCTGGGTAGTAATATTGGAAATTTCCGCCGCGATAATGTGGATGTCTTTATGAGCCACCTGCATCAAAGCTTAAAACCTAGAGATCATCTCCTATTAGGAATCGATCTTAAAAAGGATCCCAATAAAATTTTAGCCGCGTACAATGATAGTATGGGTATCACCGCTGCCTTTAACTTCAATATCCTGCGTCGCATTAATGATGAATTAGGTGGGCAGTTTGACCTGAGCAAATTCCGCCATTATAATAACTATGATCCGCATAGTGGCGAAAGCCGCTCTTATCTCCTATCTCTGGAAACTCAGGATATCTACATTGAAAAAGCTGGAAGGAGCTTTCATTTCGACCGCCATGAAGCTATTCATACGGAGACCAGTCGAAAATACAGCCCCCGCGATTTACAGCAATTAGCCGAAAAACATGGCTTTAAGATTGAACAGCGCTTTAGCGACAGTCAAAATTTCTATGAGGATCAACTTTGGATTCGACTTTAA
- the egtB gene encoding ergothioneine biosynthesis protein EgtB, with protein sequence MNRQEKLRIRYQEIRQHSLQLMAPLQEEDYLAQSTFEASPPKWHLGHCTWFFEYLVIQAIEGAKFQAIDEHYSYYFNSYYEALGPRVDRAARASLTRPSLNEVREYRQKIDAKIEVLLNGPDLDPGILDTLELGLNHEQQHQELFLTDFKKALAQQAFYPVYDPGFKEDRNPNATEKGWIHQQSGIYEMGTNGPDFHFDNEGPQHKVYLNAYAISKGLVSNAEWLEFMEEGGYQKPDYWHSDGWAWRMQEKIEAPLYWVQKDGQWYRFSLSSLEQLPLDSPVTHISFYEAYAYSRWCGLRLPTEAEWEIANKQFSWGDRWEWTNSAYLPYPGYQEYEGPAREYNGKFMVNQMVLRGASIASPEGHSRETYRNFFHPWFRWQFTGLRLAKDIHQNE encoded by the coding sequence GTGAACAGACAAGAAAAGCTGCGTATTCGCTATCAAGAAATACGACAGCACAGCCTGCAACTCATGGCTCCACTTCAGGAAGAAGACTATTTGGCCCAAAGTACTTTTGAAGCCAGTCCTCCCAAATGGCATCTTGGTCATTGTACCTGGTTTTTCGAATACCTGGTGATTCAGGCCATAGAAGGAGCTAAATTTCAAGCCATTGATGAGCATTACAGCTATTACTTCAATAGTTATTATGAGGCCCTAGGTCCGAGGGTAGATCGCGCTGCACGTGCATCCTTAACCCGACCCTCCTTAAATGAAGTGCGGGAATACCGGCAAAAGATCGATGCCAAAATTGAAGTGCTTTTAAATGGACCTGATTTAGACCCTGGCATTTTGGATACTCTCGAATTGGGCTTAAATCATGAGCAACAGCATCAAGAGCTATTTCTAACCGACTTTAAGAAAGCCCTGGCACAACAGGCCTTTTATCCGGTCTATGATCCCGGTTTTAAGGAAGATCGAAATCCAAATGCTACAGAAAAAGGATGGATTCATCAGCAAAGTGGGATTTATGAAATGGGAACGAATGGTCCCGACTTTCATTTTGACAATGAAGGACCCCAGCATAAGGTTTACCTCAATGCCTATGCTATCTCCAAAGGCTTGGTCAGTAATGCTGAGTGGCTCGAATTTATGGAGGAGGGCGGCTATCAAAAGCCTGATTATTGGCATTCGGATGGATGGGCCTGGCGTATGCAAGAAAAGATTGAAGCCCCATTGTATTGGGTACAAAAAGACGGGCAATGGTACCGATTTAGCTTGAGCAGTTTAGAACAGCTTCCTTTGGACTCCCCTGTTACCCACATTAGTTTTTATGAGGCTTATGCTTATAGTCGCTGGTGCGGATTGCGTCTGCCCACTGAAGCGGAGTGGGAAATTGCCAACAAACAATTTAGCTGGGGCGATCGTTGGGAATGGACTAATAGTGCCTATTTACCTTATCCGGGATATCAGGAATATGAAGGTCCGGCTCGCGAATACAATGGCAAGTTTATGGTCAACCAAATGGTATTACGAGGGGCTTCCATTGCCAGTCCTGAGGGCCATTCACGCGAGACCTACCGCAATTTTTTTCATCCCTGGTTCCGTTGGCAATTCACCGGCTTAAGGCTGGCAAAAGACATCCATCAAAATGAGTGA
- a CDS encoding TonB-dependent receptor, which translates to MKVRFLCFALALSSGLSAQKGQIKGRVYDEINNEPLPFANVVIEGTTTGTSTDVDGNYVLELEPGLYNVTASFVGYTNKTEYEVQVSRSRPIVINFALSESNQTLGEVSVTAQDRITRKDESPVSVSTLGINEIQRNPGGNQDISLVIQSLPGVASTPNFRNDIIIRGGAPNENSFFLDGIEIPSINHFSTQGSSGGPVGLLNVNFIREVDLYTSAFPVEKANALSSVLDIKLKDGRSDKIGGIFQVGASEVGLTLEGPLSEKTTFLASARRSYLQFLFSVLELPFLPTYNDFQVKIKHKFDEKNQLTFIGLGAIDQFKLNLDANETETQQFQLAFLPVNEQWNYSVGAKFTHFGEKSYTNFILSRFMLNNVAYKYEDNDEVNGQQLLDYQSQEIENKLRIENFRRSNGWRLTNGLGFEEIKYQTSEVDLRVPPEAEARNYETDLRLYQYYIFSNANRSFWDEKISLNLGLRLEGNSFNAKTANPLSQISPKVAFTYNINSELSFNANYSIYYQLPPYTSLGFRDTNYSLVNKDLTYISTQHMVAGFAYYLPFNAKISLEGFYKIYANYPFLTERGITLANLGSDFGVIGNEPAVSSSQGRAYGLEFLYQQKLYDGWFGTLAYTLVKSEFEDAAGNLVPSSWDNQNIITLTGGKKFGKNWEIGMQYQFLGGAPYTPTDIATSSLVQVYDLNRRGLPDWSRFNELRFDNFNRVNIRVDKKWFFESWSLNVYFDVQNLLGQAVDGEPLLALNRDAQGNPIILNPGAPANQQRYDTKLLENGNGTRIPSIGIIVQF; encoded by the coding sequence TTGAAAGTACGCTTCCTCTGCTTTGCTTTAGCTTTAAGTTCTGGCTTATCTGCCCAAAAGGGCCAAATTAAAGGACGGGTATACGATGAGATTAATAATGAGCCCCTCCCCTTCGCAAATGTGGTTATAGAAGGCACTACTACCGGTACCAGTACCGATGTAGATGGTAATTATGTGCTGGAGCTAGAACCAGGACTTTATAATGTTACCGCCTCCTTTGTAGGCTATACCAACAAAACCGAGTATGAGGTTCAGGTGAGTCGCTCTCGTCCTATTGTGATCAATTTCGCCCTTTCGGAAAGCAATCAAACTCTGGGGGAAGTAAGTGTAACCGCTCAAGATCGCATCACCCGTAAGGATGAGAGTCCGGTTTCCGTTAGTACTCTGGGAATAAATGAAATTCAGCGTAATCCTGGTGGTAATCAGGATATCTCTTTGGTAATTCAATCCTTGCCGGGAGTAGCGTCCACCCCTAATTTCCGGAATGACATCATTATTCGTGGTGGGGCGCCCAATGAAAACAGCTTCTTTTTGGATGGAATTGAAATCCCCAGCATCAATCACTTCTCTACCCAAGGCAGTTCCGGTGGACCGGTAGGTTTGCTTAATGTGAACTTTATTCGAGAGGTAGACCTGTACACCTCGGCCTTTCCGGTAGAAAAAGCCAATGCCCTGAGTTCGGTGCTGGACATTAAACTTAAAGATGGTCGTAGCGATAAAATTGGCGGTATCTTTCAGGTGGGTGCCTCCGAAGTGGGTTTAACTCTGGAAGGCCCCTTAAGTGAAAAAACCACCTTCTTAGCCTCCGCCCGTCGCTCCTATTTGCAGTTTTTATTTTCGGTATTGGAACTTCCTTTCCTTCCCACTTACAATGACTTTCAGGTAAAGATCAAACACAAGTTTGATGAGAAAAACCAGCTCACCTTTATTGGCTTGGGTGCCATCGATCAATTCAAATTGAATTTGGATGCCAATGAAACGGAAACCCAGCAATTTCAATTGGCCTTTTTACCGGTGAATGAGCAATGGAATTATTCGGTAGGTGCCAAGTTTACCCACTTTGGTGAGAAGTCTTATACCAACTTTATTTTGAGTCGCTTTATGCTCAATAATGTTGCCTATAAATACGAGGATAATGATGAAGTGAATGGTCAGCAATTATTGGATTATCAAAGTCAGGAAATTGAGAATAAACTACGGATCGAAAATTTCCGTCGCAGCAATGGCTGGCGCCTGACCAATGGATTAGGTTTCGAAGAAATTAAATACCAAACCAGCGAGGTAGACTTACGCGTTCCACCTGAGGCCGAAGCTCGTAATTATGAAACCGATTTACGCTTGTACCAATATTATATATTCAGCAATGCCAACCGCAGTTTCTGGGATGAAAAAATCAGCTTGAACTTGGGTTTAAGATTAGAGGGAAATAGCTTTAATGCTAAAACTGCCAATCCCCTTTCGCAGATTTCACCCAAGGTGGCCTTTACCTATAATATCAATTCGGAGCTGAGCTTTAATGCCAATTACTCCATCTACTACCAATTACCGCCTTATACCTCATTAGGATTCCGCGATACCAATTATAGCCTGGTAAATAAAGATTTGACCTATATCAGTACACAGCATATGGTAGCGGGCTTTGCTTATTACCTACCCTTTAATGCTAAGATCAGTCTGGAAGGCTTTTATAAGATTTACGCCAACTATCCTTTCTTAACAGAACGTGGTATTACTCTGGCAAACCTGGGTAGTGACTTTGGGGTGATTGGCAATGAACCGGCGGTTTCCAGTTCTCAGGGGCGTGCCTATGGTTTGGAATTCCTCTATCAGCAAAAGCTTTACGATGGTTGGTTTGGAACCCTGGCTTATACCTTGGTTAAATCAGAGTTTGAAGATGCCGCAGGAAATTTAGTGCCCTCCTCCTGGGATAATCAAAATATCATCACCCTAACCGGGGGTAAGAAATTTGGCAAGAACTGGGAAATAGGCATGCAGTATCAATTCTTGGGTGGTGCGCCTTATACCCCAACCGATATTGCCACTAGCTCCCTAGTTCAGGTATATGATCTCAATCGCCGCGGTCTGCCCGATTGGAGTCGATTTAATGAATTGCGTTTTGATAATTTCAATCGGGTGAACATCCGCGTTGACAAAAAATGGTTCTTCGAATCCTGGTCCTTGAACGTTTACTTCGATGTTCAGAATTTACTAGGACAGGCCGTTGATGGTGAACCTCTTTTGGCATTAAACCGAGATGCTCAGGGAAATCCTATCATTTTGAACCCCGGTGCTCCAGCTAATCAACAGCGCTACGACACCAAATTATTGGAAAACGGCAATGGCACTCGCATTCCTTCGATTGGTATTATTGTGCAATTTTAA
- a CDS encoding SRPBCC family protein, whose translation MRILKIVLFVLAGLVGLYLLISLFLPSNFDVHRTININGSKRAVFEQVNDFRNWEAWSPWLAGDSTMVFKYTDDTEGEGASYSWTSENSGNGNQQILSVSGMDSIQTQINFEGMDPAHGYWIFNEVANNRTEVTWGFHGELSFFSRIFGLLMDGQVGNSFETGLSNIKYIVESQKSEIVERPVNEVEKDSIVYFSVTESMDMAKMADEGSALFARNYGRILAYFGASADSIISGPPFAIYHEWDEETRRATIEFCIPAQTELESSDEVDKRILGSSKGLEINYYGPYELTGQAHVQIHEHAAMNDIELAPLALEFYVTDPQTEPDTSKWLTKVYYPIL comes from the coding sequence ATGCGAATTCTAAAAATTGTACTCTTCGTCCTGGCGGGCTTAGTTGGCTTGTATTTGCTGATTTCACTATTCCTGCCTTCTAATTTCGATGTGCATAGAACCATTAATATCAATGGCTCGAAACGCGCGGTTTTTGAACAAGTAAATGACTTCCGTAATTGGGAAGCCTGGTCACCCTGGTTAGCAGGTGACAGCACCATGGTATTTAAATATACCGATGATACCGAAGGCGAAGGGGCTAGTTACAGCTGGACTTCCGAGAACTCTGGTAATGGTAATCAGCAGATTCTTTCCGTTTCCGGGATGGATTCCATCCAAACCCAAATAAATTTTGAGGGAATGGATCCTGCTCATGGCTATTGGATCTTTAATGAAGTAGCCAATAATCGAACGGAAGTAACCTGGGGATTCCATGGGGAACTCTCCTTCTTTAGCCGAATCTTTGGTTTACTCATGGATGGCCAGGTTGGAAACTCCTTCGAAACCGGCTTATCCAATATTAAATACATCGTAGAAAGTCAGAAAAGCGAAATCGTGGAAAGACCAGTGAATGAAGTGGAAAAGGATTCCATTGTTTACTTCAGTGTAACCGAATCAATGGACATGGCGAAAATGGCCGATGAAGGTTCGGCTCTTTTTGCTCGTAACTATGGTCGCATTTTAGCCTACTTCGGTGCTTCAGCCGATAGTATTATCAGTGGCCCTCCCTTTGCCATTTATCATGAATGGGATGAGGAAACTCGTCGTGCTACCATCGAATTCTGCATTCCTGCTCAAACCGAACTCGAATCTAGTGATGAAGTGGATAAACGCATTTTGGGTAGTAGCAAAGGTTTGGAAATCAACTACTATGGTCCTTATGAATTAACCGGACAGGCTCACGTTCAGATCCATGAGCATGCCGCTATGAACGATATTGAATTGGCTCCATTAGCCTTAGAGTTTTATGTAACCGATCCGCAAACGGAACCCGATACCAGCAAATGGTTAACTAAAGTTTATTATCCGATACTTTAG
- the guaA gene encoding glutamine-hydrolyzing GMP synthase, with protein MQEKILILDCGSQYTQLIARRVRELNVYCEIHPYNAIPELEDSVKGLIVSGSPFSVNDVDSPEIDLSAFRNKMPVLGVCYGAQYLAKLDGGRVEASDTREYGRAHLEEIQSQSPLMQGMPANSQVWMSHGDTILKTPENFEIIASTRDVRVAAYHIQGEDTYGIQFHPEVYHSTDGLQLIRNFLVDICQCSQDWTPISFVEDTIEQMRAKLGNDRVVLGLSGGVDSTVTAVLLSEAIGDNLHCIFVNNGLLRKNEFEGVLEQYKGMGLNVKGVDASDRFLSALAGVSDPEQKRKIIGRVFIEVFDDEASAIKEVKWLAQGTIYPDVIESVSVKGPSATIKSHHNVGGLPDFMKLKVVEPMNTLFKDEVRRVGSALGIHPDLLGRHPFPGPGLAIRILGDITAEKVRILQEVDALFINGLREHNLYDSVWQAGAILLPVQSVGVMGDERTYEQVVALRAVESTDGMTADWVHLPYNFLAEVSNKIINRVKGVNRVVYDISSKPPATIEWE; from the coding sequence ATGCAAGAAAAGATTCTGATTCTCGATTGCGGTTCGCAATACACGCAATTGATCGCCCGTAGGGTTAGGGAGTTAAATGTTTACTGTGAGATTCACCCTTACAATGCTATTCCTGAGCTAGAAGACTCAGTAAAAGGCTTAATTGTAAGTGGTAGTCCTTTTTCGGTAAATGATGTGGATTCTCCTGAAATCGACCTTAGTGCCTTCCGTAACAAAATGCCGGTTTTAGGAGTATGTTATGGAGCGCAGTATTTAGCTAAGCTGGATGGCGGTAGAGTGGAAGCCTCTGATACCCGTGAATACGGTCGGGCTCACCTCGAAGAAATTCAGAGTCAGTCTCCCTTAATGCAAGGTATGCCTGCTAATTCTCAAGTTTGGATGAGTCATGGCGATACCATTTTAAAAACTCCGGAGAATTTCGAAATCATTGCCAGTACTCGCGATGTGCGGGTTGCGGCTTATCATATTCAAGGTGAGGATACCTATGGTATTCAGTTTCACCCGGAAGTTTATCACAGTACCGATGGTTTACAACTCATCCGCAACTTCCTGGTAGACATTTGCCAGTGTAGTCAGGATTGGACTCCTATCTCTTTTGTGGAGGATACCATCGAGCAAATGCGGGCCAAGCTCGGAAATGACCGCGTGGTTTTAGGCCTAAGTGGTGGGGTAGATAGTACCGTTACCGCGGTATTATTGTCGGAAGCGATTGGCGATAATTTGCATTGCATTTTCGTAAATAACGGACTCCTGCGTAAGAACGAATTCGAAGGAGTACTAGAGCAATATAAAGGCATGGGCCTTAATGTGAAGGGTGTAGATGCCTCCGATCGTTTCTTATCGGCTCTAGCCGGAGTAAGCGATCCTGAGCAAAAGCGCAAGATCATTGGTCGCGTGTTTATCGAGGTATTTGATGATGAAGCTTCAGCCATTAAAGAAGTGAAATGGTTAGCTCAGGGTACTATTTATCCAGATGTGATTGAATCCGTATCCGTTAAAGGTCCATCTGCCACAATTAAGTCACATCACAATGTGGGAGGCTTACCCGATTTCATGAAATTGAAAGTGGTGGAGCCCATGAATACCTTATTTAAAGATGAGGTACGCCGAGTAGGATCAGCCTTAGGTATTCATCCTGATTTATTGGGTCGTCATCCATTCCCGGGTCCCGGTTTGGCCATTCGCATTTTAGGGGATATTACAGCTGAAAAAGTTCGCATCCTTCAAGAAGTAGATGCCTTGTTTATCAATGGATTGCGCGAACATAATTTGTACGACTCTGTATGGCAGGCCGGTGCTATTTTATTACCGGTACAGTCGGTAGGCGTAATGGGCGATGAGCGTACTTATGAACAAGTGGTGGCCTTACGTGCCGTGGAGAGCACTGATGGCATGACTGCAGATTGGGTACATTTGCCTTATAACTTCCTGGCGGAGGTTTCAAATAAAATAATTAACCGGGTAAAAGGCGTTAACCGGGTGGTGTACGACATTAGTTCCAAACCCCCCGCAACTATCGAATGGGAATAA
- a CDS encoding LysM peptidoglycan-binding domain-containing protein, translated as MGIITKHFRYFLFFCLISLNLFGQGKARIHEVQAKETLYGIARQYNFTIDDLIFFNPDLKDQDLKVGMKLVIPSDERIAAIKAEREKAVQDSLLYTYHKVQKGETQFSLSQQYGISIEEMRKLNPTMEEQGGLRIDQIVRIPRDPEKHQDFQNEMAALDTGTFKVEGDWFYHRVQRQETAWSLSKRYKISLDSLYLLNPEASSGLLLNQWLKLPKNRKQYRPVLVNPNLPEVVEGSKNEKQQREELERIEDNVDTTYVEGDLANSNYFLYKVKSGDTFFSLKQRYDVSQEELLALNKELQRGLVVGKYIVVPKKNGSRELTWLEKILNDKRETEKNTAVVNGEKVKPVLRSREISKEENRDTNLIDINKQYRIAIVLPFRSDLYADTLSVSAFKPHRDSEMATQYYLGFLMAADSLRAMGMNIRLRVFDSHANMKDIPKLARSIDSMQADLVVGPAYGRLVEAMADALREKDIPVISPLSAGVEVKNRPNLYQVIPPSNSKYMRIANMINEHYAEAHIIFAHCGSEAEKQQVQLIKAHLNPRSKNFITSMVSCEELQSRWDLKDRMTENEGTKVVVLLGEDPVFLSDIISKLYVIRDTSITVVGSPRLLNYPTMELSYLNALHYHTYEFRDINYSDSVTRSFVKDFRAKNNAEPSPFAFQGYDAGLYFLPKLWRFGFQFPYHLKAEKKSSTGYEWEQMPEGGWENTHVYISRLRNFKSQRLDTKPLMPEKAEGLSE; from the coding sequence ATGGGAATAATCACGAAGCATTTCAGGTATTTTCTTTTTTTCTGCTTAATAAGCCTCAACCTTTTTGGGCAGGGCAAAGCGCGTATTCATGAGGTTCAAGCCAAAGAAACCCTCTATGGCATTGCACGTCAGTATAACTTCACCATTGATGATTTAATCTTTTTCAACCCTGATTTAAAGGATCAGGATTTGAAGGTGGGAATGAAGTTAGTAATTCCCAGCGATGAGCGGATTGCAGCGATCAAGGCAGAACGTGAAAAGGCTGTCCAAGATAGCTTGCTTTATACCTACCATAAGGTGCAGAAAGGGGAGACACAATTTTCGCTTTCCCAGCAGTACGGCATCAGCATCGAAGAAATGCGGAAGCTCAATCCTACCATGGAAGAGCAAGGTGGATTGCGAATCGATCAAATTGTTCGCATCCCTCGTGATCCGGAAAAGCATCAGGATTTTCAAAATGAAATGGCGGCCTTGGATACTGGCACCTTTAAGGTGGAAGGAGATTGGTTTTACCACCGAGTGCAGCGCCAGGAAACAGCCTGGTCCTTATCGAAGCGCTATAAGATTAGTCTCGACAGTTTATATCTCTTAAACCCTGAGGCCAGTTCTGGCTTATTGCTCAATCAATGGCTCAAATTGCCTAAGAATCGCAAGCAATACCGACCGGTATTGGTTAACCCGAACTTACCCGAAGTGGTGGAGGGTAGTAAAAATGAGAAGCAACAAAGAGAGGAGCTAGAGCGCATTGAAGATAATGTGGATACCACTTATGTAGAAGGAGACCTGGCAAACAGCAATTATTTCCTCTACAAAGTGAAAAGTGGTGACACTTTCTTTAGCCTCAAGCAACGCTACGATGTAAGTCAGGAAGAGCTTTTGGCACTTAATAAAGAGCTGCAGCGAGGTTTGGTTGTAGGTAAATACATCGTAGTTCCCAAGAAGAATGGATCTCGTGAATTGACCTGGTTAGAGAAAATCCTCAACGACAAGCGCGAAACGGAGAAGAATACCGCGGTAGTGAACGGTGAGAAAGTTAAGCCCGTGCTGCGTAGCAGAGAGATTAGCAAAGAAGAGAATCGCGATACCAATTTAATCGATATCAATAAGCAGTATCGCATTGCAATAGTATTACCCTTCCGCAGCGATCTCTATGCAGATACGCTTTCTGTGAGTGCATTTAAGCCACATCGCGACAGCGAAATGGCTACCCAATATTACCTGGGATTTTTGATGGCCGCAGATTCATTGCGTGCAATGGGAATGAATATTCGTTTGCGGGTTTTCGACAGCCACGCCAATATGAAGGATATTCCTAAACTGGCCCGCAGTATTGATTCTATGCAAGCTGATTTAGTGGTTGGACCCGCCTATGGTCGTTTGGTAGAAGCTATGGCCGATGCCTTGCGCGAGAAGGATATTCCGGTAATTAGTCCTTTAAGTGCCGGAGTTGAGGTTAAAAATCGTCCTAATCTCTATCAGGTAATACCGCCTTCCAATAGCAAGTATATGCGCATTGCCAATATGATTAATGAGCACTATGCTGAAGCCCATATCATTTTTGCCCATTGCGGCTCGGAGGCCGAAAAGCAACAGGTACAGCTCATTAAGGCACACTTGAATCCAAGGAGCAAGAATTTTATTACCTCCATGGTGAGTTGTGAAGAATTGCAAAGCCGCTGGGATCTTAAGGATCGTATGACCGAAAATGAGGGAACCAAGGTGGTGGTTTTATTAGGTGAGGATCCGGTATTCCTTAGTGATATCATTTCCAAGCTCTATGTTATTCGTGATACCAGTATTACGGTGGTTGGCAGCCCCAGATTGCTAAACTATCCTACTATGGAGCTCAGTTATTTGAATGCCTTGCATTATCACACCTATGAGTTTAGAGATATCAATTATTCAGATAGCGTCACTCGTAGCTTTGTGAAAGATTTCAGAGCGAAGAATAATGCCGAGCCAAGTCCATTTGCTTTCCAGGGCTATGATGCAGGATTATACTTCTTACCAAAGTTATGGCGCTTTGGATTTCAGTTTCCTTATCATTTGAAGGCGGAGAAGAAAAGTAGCACTGGCTACGAGTGGGAACAAATGCCTGAGGGCGGATGGGAGAACACTCATGTTTACATTAGTCGCCTACGGAATTTCAAAAGCCAAAGACTGGACACCAAGCCTTTGATGCCTGAAAAGGCCGAAGGTTTAAGTGAGTAA
- a CDS encoding DUF2202 domain-containing protein — MLRLKIGALMIVFLLLGACTKEDTLTKQNTNTTDPTITESESSLLFMLEEEKLARDTYMYLDSLYGYLQIFKNIASSEQKHMDFVANLLDSRSASYQILNPGQFADTSLQALYNNFRIKGQLGLADGLHIGATIEDLDIYDLQNFIEDSQDADLIDLYQTLICGSGNHMRAFVSNMEQQGLSYQAQFLSQTEVDSILAGSHTHCGP; from the coding sequence ATGTTACGTTTAAAGATTGGCGCTCTGATGATCGTTTTTTTGCTGCTGGGCGCCTGTACCAAGGAAGATACCTTGACGAAGCAAAACACCAATACTACAGATCCGACAATTACCGAATCTGAATCTTCCTTGCTCTTTATGTTGGAAGAAGAAAAGCTGGCCCGCGATACCTATATGTACCTCGATAGCTTGTATGGTTATCTGCAGATATTTAAGAATATTGCTTCCAGTGAACAGAAACACATGGACTTTGTGGCCAATCTATTAGATAGCCGTTCTGCATCCTATCAAATTCTAAATCCTGGTCAATTTGCAGATACCAGTCTACAGGCTTTATACAATAATTTTAGGATTAAAGGTCAATTGGGCTTAGCTGATGGCTTACATATTGGGGCTACTATCGAGGATCTGGATATCTATGATCTGCAAAACTTTATTGAGGATAGTCAGGATGCAGATCTGATCGATCTCTATCAAACCTTGATTTGTGGATCAGGTAATCACATGCGAGCCTTCGTATCCAATATGGAACAGCAGGGCCTCAGCTATCAAGCTCAATTTTTAAGTCAAACAGAGGTAGATAGCATTTTGGCCGGTAGCCATACCCATTGTGGACCTTAG